In one Acipenser ruthenus chromosome 10, fAciRut3.2 maternal haplotype, whole genome shotgun sequence genomic region, the following are encoded:
- the LOC117410582 gene encoding gamma-crystallin M2-like codes for MGKIIFYEDRNFQGRHYECSSDCADLNSYFSRCNSVRVESGCWMMYERPNYMGYQYFMRRGEYPDYQRWMGFNDSVRSCRMIPHHRGSYRMKIYERENFGGQSMEFMDDCESVSDRFRYQDIHSCNVMDGYWIMYEQPNYRGRQYFMRPGEYRRYSDWGGMSSRIGSFRRITDY; via the exons ATGGGCAAG ATCATCTTTTACGAGGACAGGAACTTCCAGGGCCGCCACTATGAGTGCAGCAGCGACTGTGCTGACCTGAACTCCTACTTCAGCCGCTGTAACTCCGTCCGTGTGGAGAGCGGCTGCTGGATGATGTACGAGCGCCCCAATTACATGGGGTACCAGTACTTCATGAGAAGGGGAGAGTATCCCGACTACCAGCGCTGGATGGGGTTCAATGACTCCGTCAGGTCCTGCCGCATGATCCCCCAT CACAGGGGATCCTATAGGATGAAGATATACGAGAGAGAAAATTTCGGAGGCCAGTCGATGGAGTTCATGGATGACTGCGAGTCTGTCTCCGATCGTTTCCGCTATCAAGACATTCACTCCTGCAACGTGATGGACGGCTACTGGATCATGTATGAGCAGCCCAACTACAGAGGAAGACAGTACTTCATGAGGCCCGGAGAGTACAGGAGATACAGCGACTGGGGAGGCATGAGTTCCAGGATTGGGTCCTTCAGACGCATCACAGACTACTGA
- the LOC117405801 gene encoding gamma-crystallin M2, whose product MGKIIFYEDRNFQGRHYECSSDCADLNSYFSRCNSVRVESGCWMMYERPNYMGYQYFMRRGEYPDYQRWMGFNDSVRSCRMIPQHQGSYRMRVYERPEFGGQMMEFMDDCPSVYDRFRYNDIHSCNVMDGYWIMYEQPNYRGRQYFMRPGEYRRYSDWGGMSSRIGSFRRITDY is encoded by the exons ATGGGCAAG ATCATCTTTTACGAGGACAGGAACTTCCAGGGCCGCCACTATGAGTGCAGCAGCGACTGTGCTGACCTGAACTCCTACTTCAGCCGCTGTAACTCCGTCCGTGTGGAGAGCGGCTGCTGGATGATGTACGAGCGCCCCAATTACATGGGGTACCAGTACTTCATGAGAAGGGGAGAGTATCCCGACTACCAGCGCTGGATGGGGTTCAATGACTCCGTCAGGTCCTGCCGCATGATCCCACAA CACCAAGGATCCTACAGGATGAGGGTTTATGAGAGACCTGAATTTGGAGGCCAGATGATGGAGTTCATGGATGACTGTCCCTCTGTCTACGATCGTTTCCGTTACAACGACATTCACTCCTGCAACGTGATGGACGGCTACTGGATCATGTATGAGCAGCCCAACTACAGAGGAAGACAGTACTTCATGAGGCCCGGAGAGTACAGGAGATACAGCGACTGGGGAGGCATGAGCTCCAGGATTGGGTCCTTCAGACGCATCACAGACTACTGA
- the LOC117962486 gene encoding gamma-crystallin M2-like: MGKIIFYEDRNFQGRHYECSSDCADLHSYFSRCNSVRVESGCWMMYERPNYMGYQYFMRRGEYPDYQRWMGFNDSVRSCRMIPHHQGSYRMRVYERPEFGGQMMEFMDDCPSVYDRFRYNDIHSCNVMDGYWIMYEQPNYRGRQYFMRPGEYRRYSDWGGMSSRLGSFRRITDY; encoded by the exons ATGGGGAAG ATCATTTTCTACGAGGACAGGAACTTCCAGGGCCGCCACTATGAGTGCAGCAGTGACTGTGCTGACCTGCACTCCTACTTCAGCCGCTGTAACTCCGTCCGTGTGGAGAGCGGCTGCTGGATGATGTACGAGCGCCCCAATTACATGGGGTACCAGTACTTCATGAGAAGGGGAGAGTATCCCGACTACCAGCGCTGGATGGGGTTCAATGACTCCGTCAGGTCCTGCCGCATGATCCCCCAT CACCAAGGATCCTACAGGATGAGGGTTTATGAGAGACCTGAATTTGGAGGCCAGATGATGGAGTTCATGGATGACTGTCCCTCTGTCTACGATCGTTTCCGTTACAACGACATTCACTCCTGCAACGTGATGGACGGCTACTGGATCATGTATGAGCAGCCCAACTACAGAGGAAGACAGTACTTCATGAGGCCCGGAGAGTACAGGCGATACAGCGACTGGGGAGGCATGAGCTCCAGGCTTGGGTCCTTCAGACGCATCACAGACTACTGA
- the LOC131696548 gene encoding gamma-crystallin M2-like isoform X2: MAKIIFYEDRNFQGRHYECSSDCADLHSYFSRCNSIRVESGCWMMYERPNYMGYQYFMRRGEYPDYQRWMGFNDCARSCRMIPQHRGSYRMKIYERENFGGQTMEFMDDCESVSDRFRYQDIHSCNVMDGYWIMYEQPNYRGRQYFMRPGEYRRYSDWGGMSSRIGSFRRIMDSC, encoded by the exons ATGGCAAAG ATCATCTTTTACGAGGACAGGAACTTCCAGGGCCGCCACTATGAGTGCAGCAGCGACTGTGCTGACCTGCACTCCTACTTCAGCCGCTGTAACTCCATCCGTGTGGAGAGCGGCTGCTGGATGATGTACGAGCGCCCCAATTACATGGGGTACCAGTACTTCATGAGAAGGGGAGAGTATCCTGACTATCAGCGCTGGATGGGGTTCAATGACTGTGCCCGGTCCTGCCGCATGATCCCACag CACAGGGGATCCTACAGGATGAAGATATACGAGAGAGAAAACTTTGGAGGCCAGACGATGGAGTTCATGGATGACTGCGAGTCTGTCTCCGATCGTTTCCGCTATCAAGACATTCACTCCTGCAATGTGATGGACGGCTACTGGATCATGTATGAGCAGCCCAACTACAGAGGAAGACAGTACTTCATGAGGCCCGGAGAGTACAGGAGATACAGCGACTGGGGAGGCATGAGTTCCAGGATTGGGTCTTTCAGACGCATCATGGATTCCTGTTAA
- the LOC131696548 gene encoding gamma-crystallin M2-like isoform X1 — MAKQIIFYEDRNFQGRHYECSSDCADLHSYFSRCNSIRVESGCWMMYERPNYMGYQYFMRRGEYPDYQRWMGFNDCARSCRMIPQHRGSYRMKIYERENFGGQTMEFMDDCESVSDRFRYQDIHSCNVMDGYWIMYEQPNYRGRQYFMRPGEYRRYSDWGGMSSRIGSFRRIMDSC; from the exons ATGGCAAAG CAGATCATCTTTTACGAGGACAGGAACTTCCAGGGCCGCCACTATGAGTGCAGCAGCGACTGTGCTGACCTGCACTCCTACTTCAGCCGCTGTAACTCCATCCGTGTGGAGAGCGGCTGCTGGATGATGTACGAGCGCCCCAATTACATGGGGTACCAGTACTTCATGAGAAGGGGAGAGTATCCTGACTATCAGCGCTGGATGGGGTTCAATGACTGTGCCCGGTCCTGCCGCATGATCCCACag CACAGGGGATCCTACAGGATGAAGATATACGAGAGAGAAAACTTTGGAGGCCAGACGATGGAGTTCATGGATGACTGCGAGTCTGTCTCCGATCGTTTCCGCTATCAAGACATTCACTCCTGCAATGTGATGGACGGCTACTGGATCATGTATGAGCAGCCCAACTACAGAGGAAGACAGTACTTCATGAGGCCCGGAGAGTACAGGAGATACAGCGACTGGGGAGGCATGAGTTCCAGGATTGGGTCTTTCAGACGCATCATGGATTCCTGTTAA